In Streptomyces sp. Li-HN-5-11, the sequence CGCGGGGCCGCACCGAGAACCGCTCGACCAGGGCTGCGGCCTCGGCGCGTTCGCGGCGCGGGCTGATCCAGCGCAGCGCCGGCAGGCCTCCCGCGCGGGGGTTGGCCAGGAGGTTCTCCCGCACGGTGAGCTCGGCGAGGCAGCCCTCCCGCTGTCTGTCGCCGGGCACGAGCGCGACACCGGCGCGGAGGGCGCCTGCGACCGTGCGGGGAGCGTACGGGCGGCCGTCGAGAAGGGCCCGCCCGCCGAGGAGGGGGCGGGAACCCACGAGGGCCCGGCCCAGGTCCGTGTGCCCGGCGCCGGAGAGGCCGACCAGGCCCAGGATCTCCCCGGCTGCGAGGTCCAGGCCGACGGGTCCGGCGGCGGCGGTCCGTGCCCCTTCCAGGGTCAGGACGACCGGCCCGCCGGCCGGGGCGCGGGCAGCCCGGTGCGCGGCCGGTTCCTCGCCGACGATGTCGTGCACGAGGCGGGCTGGGCTGTGGCCCGCCAGCGGGCCGTGGCTGACGAGGCGCCCGTCACGCAGTACGGCGAAGGTGTCGGCGACCTGGTACACCTCGTCCAGGCGGTGGGTGACGTAGAGGATGGCGTGTCCCCGGTCGCGCAGGGCGTGCAGGACGCGGAACAGCCGGGCGCAGTCGGCGGCGGGGAGGCGGGCGGTCGGCTCGTCGAGCACGATGACCTTCGCGCGCGCCGCGAGGGATCTGGCGATCGCGACCAGCGAGCGCTCGGCCGGTCCCAGCCGGGCGATCGGCGCGTCGGGGTCGAGATGGCCCGCGACTTCGCGCAGGGCGTCGGCGCCGCGCTCCCGGGTCCGCCGCCAGGAGACCAGTCCGGCGCGGCGTGGATACCCGGTGCTCAGGGCGATGTTCTCGGCGACGGTCATCCACTCCACGAGACCGAGGTCCTGGTGGACGAAGGACATGTTCCGGGAGGCGGCATGACTCCCGAGCGGGTGCCCGTCCACCGTGATCTGCCCCGAGTCGGCGTGGTGGACGCCGGCGAGCACCTTGATGAGCGTCGATTTTCCGGCCCCGTTGGGCCCGAGAAGGGCGAGGACGCTGCCGGCGTGGACGTCGAGGTCGACTCCGGCGAGCGCGCGGGTCCCCCCGAACCGCTTGGCGAGGGCGCGGATGCGGACCAGGGGTTCCTCCCCGAAGGGCGCAGCCGCCTTCGCGGACGTGTCGGGAGCGTCGTGCACGGACATCTCCGGAGGTCGGCCTGGTGAGTTCTTCCCGACGTTCAACGAAATTTTAGCCCGGCAGATCCCTATATTCCGGTCATTCTCCGGCCTTGTGTGACTCGAACGGGGCAGCGGGCCGCCGTCAGAGCGCCCTGCCCGTCCTCACGCGGCGGCGAACCCGCCGTCATGCGGCGGCAAGCCCGTCGTCAAGCGGCGGCGAACCCGCATTCCGCCCAGATGACCTTGCCCTGCGGGAGGTAACGCGTGCCCCAGCTCTCCGACAGCTGCGCGACGAGGAAGAGGCCGCGCCCGCCTTCGTCGGTGGCGGCGGCCCGGCGCAGATGGGGGGCCGTATTGCTGGCGTCGGAGACCTCGCAGATCAGGGTGCGGTCGTACAGCAGCCGTACCCCGATGGGCCCGGCACCGTGGCGGATGGCGTTGGTGATCAGCTCGCTCAGTATGAGTTCCGCGGCGAACGAGGCGTCGTCCAGCCCCCAGTCGGCCAGCTGCCGGATGGCGGACGCACGGACCTCCCCGACCAGGGCGGGGTCGGCGGGCAGCTCCCAGGTGGCGATCCTTCGCGGGTCGAGTGCGTGGGTGCGGGCGACGAGCAGGGCGATGTCGTCGTGCGGGTGGGCGGGCGCCACCGTGTCCAGGATCGCCTGGCACGTCTCCTCGGGCGTGCGCTCCGGGTGGGCCAGGGCTCCGCGCAGCCGGTCGAGGATCACGTCGACATCGCGCTGCCTGTCCTCGATGAGTCCGTCGGTGTAGAGGACCAGCTGGCTCCCTTCCGCGAGGTGGATCTCGACGGCGTCGAAGGGCAGTCCTCCGAGGCCGAGAGGGGGCCCGGCCGGAAGGTCGGGGTACGACACGGTGCCGTCGGGGCTCACCAGCGCGGGCGGGGGGTGGCCGGCGCGGGCCATGACGCACCCCTGCGTGGTCGGGTCGTAGATGGCGTACAGGCAGGTCGCGCCGATGATGCCCGCGCCCTTGCCCTCGGGGTCCTCCCGGTCCAGGCGTCCCACGAGGTTGTCGAGGTGCGTGAGGACCTCGTCCGGGGGGAAGTCGAGCTCGGCGAAGCTGCGTGCCGCGGTGCGCAGCCGGCCCATCGTGGCGGCGGAGAGCATGCCGTGGCCGACCACGTCACCGACGAGGAGACCGACGCGGCCGCCGGAGAGCGGGATGACGTCGTACCAGTCGCCGCCCACGTCGGCCGCGGCGGGCAGGTAGCGGTGGGCGACGTCGACGGCGTGCTGATCGGGCAGGCCGTGCGGGAGCAGCCGGCGTTGCAGGGCCAGGACCATGGTGCGTTCGTGCGTGTAGCGCCGGGCGTTGTCGACGGACAGGGCGGCGCGGGTGGCGAGTTCCTGGGCCAGCGACAGGTCGTCGTCGCCGTAGGGGGCGGGATCCTCGGCGCGGTAGAAGCTGGCGACGCCCAGGACGACACCGCGGGCGAGCAGCGGGACCGTGATGAGGGAGTGCACGTGGGCCAGCAGCGCGCCGGTGTGCTCGGGGTCCTGGGCGAGCCAGCCCGCGGCGGCCTTCAGGTCCGGTTCCAGCACCGCCTGGCCGCTGGTCAGACAGCGCAGCTGGGGCGTGGTCGGGCTGAAGTCGACCCGCTTGCCGACCGGGGTGAAGGGCAGGTCGTCACGGATGCCGTGGATCACCGTCCGACGCAGGTCACCGAGGGGGTCAGTGGACTCCTCACCTCGCAGAACGGCCTCGGGCAGGTCGATGGTGACGTAGTCGGCCAGTCGCGGGACCGCCGTCTCGGCGAGTTCCTCGGCGGTGCGGCGCACGTCGAGGGTGGTGCCCATGCGGGCGCTGGCCTCGGACAGCAGCTCCAGACGGCGTCGCGCGGCAAGGGCGTACGTCCCCACCCGGGGCTCCCCGACCAGCACGAGCCCTCGGGCCCCGACAGGCGGTTCGAAGGGGGCCGCCGTCCCGCCGTGGGCGCCGTCGCCACCGGCCTCGCCGTCCGGCGCGACCCGGCCGGGCACGGCGCCGGGAGAGTTCCCGGACGGCGGGGTGGCGGCAGGGTGCGCGAGGGAGGCGGCAGCCACGGTGGCGGGCTCGGCGGGGAGGCCCGGCAGCCCGGCGAGGTCCGGCAGCTTGTCGAGGCGCGGCAGCTTGTCGAGGGAGGGCCGCAGCACGACGGGCTCCTCCGGGAGGCCGGGGAGGACGGCCTCGATGACGACACCGTGCACCCCGGAGGCACTCGTCATCGGACGGCTCACGAGGGTGACCCGCCGGCCGTCCGGCAGGGACACGTCTACGGCGGCCCGCCGGGCGCCGGAGATCAGCTCGGTGGCCTTCTCCATGAGCATCGCCTGTTCGCGGGGGCGCAGCTCGGGGACCA encodes:
- a CDS encoding sugar ABC transporter ATP-binding protein; this translates as MHDAPDTSAKAAAPFGEEPLVRIRALAKRFGGTRALAGVDLDVHAGSVLALLGPNGAGKSTLIKVLAGVHHADSGQITVDGHPLGSHAASRNMSFVHQDLGLVEWMTVAENIALSTGYPRRAGLVSWRRTRERGADALREVAGHLDPDAPIARLGPAERSLVAIARSLAARAKVIVLDEPTARLPAADCARLFRVLHALRDRGHAILYVTHRLDEVYQVADTFAVLRDGRLVSHGPLAGHSPARLVHDIVGEEPAAHRAARAPAGGPVVLTLEGARTAAAGPVGLDLAAGEILGLVGLSGAGHTDLGRALVGSRPLLGGRALLDGRPYAPRTVAGALRAGVALVPGDRQREGCLAELTVRENLLANPRAGGLPALRWISPRRERAEAAALVERFSVRPRDSEAAIATLSGGNQQRVMIGRWLRLGLRLLVLEDPTASVDVGAKAAIHRLLDEALASGLAILLVSTDFEEVATLCRRALVFVRGTVTAELGGPSLTVAGLTRAASAMPPSTTASNP
- a CDS encoding SpoIIE family protein phosphatase; this encodes MVRSGGEPTPTVATGSTGPVRFRERFLQGEPVEAGVRTSILSSWQRCRSLGLSPDQSDLPFRADYDAGSRIVRAAAPVLDRLQARFSGSEMNISLADASGTVLMRRFGRPSMARSLPAIQAVPGFVFAEQVAGTNGIGLALAERQLIRVYGAEHFAERSQQSACIALPVRDPLNGCIEGVLCFGYPRSAESPALAAVIRKAADAMERRLLGESSARERALLRAYLAAEAEAAAGPHHSVAVDDLVPELRPREQAMLMEKATELISGARRAAVDVSLPDGRRVTLVSRPMTSASGVHGVVIEAVLPGLPEEPVVLRPSLDKLPRLDKLPDLAGLPGLPAEPATVAAASLAHPAATPPSGNSPGAVPGRVAPDGEAGGDGAHGGTAAPFEPPVGARGLVLVGEPRVGTYALAARRRLELLSEASARMGTTLDVRRTAEELAETAVPRLADYVTIDLPEAVLRGEESTDPLGDLRRTVIHGIRDDLPFTPVGKRVDFSPTTPQLRCLTSGQAVLEPDLKAAAGWLAQDPEHTGALLAHVHSLITVPLLARGVVLGVASFYRAEDPAPYGDDDLSLAQELATRAALSVDNARRYTHERTMVLALQRRLLPHGLPDQHAVDVAHRYLPAAADVGGDWYDVIPLSGGRVGLLVGDVVGHGMLSAATMGRLRTAARSFAELDFPPDEVLTHLDNLVGRLDREDPEGKGAGIIGATCLYAIYDPTTQGCVMARAGHPPPALVSPDGTVSYPDLPAGPPLGLGGLPFDAVEIHLAEGSQLVLYTDGLIEDRQRDVDVILDRLRGALAHPERTPEETCQAILDTVAPAHPHDDIALLVARTHALDPRRIATWELPADPALVGEVRASAIRQLADWGLDDASFAAELILSELITNAIRHGAGPIGVRLLYDRTLICEVSDASNTAPHLRRAAATDEGGRGLFLVAQLSESWGTRYLPQGKVIWAECGFAAA